GGGTCCTTGATCGGACCGGGCTCTTTGGCGATGTAGCGGTTGAGAAACTCTCGGAACGGGCGTTCTCCGATGAAGCAGATGCCGGTGCTGTCCTTTTTCCTGGCGTTGGGCAGTCCGATCTCGGCGGCGATGCGGCGCACCTCGGTTTTGGGCAGCTCGCCCACCGGAAACAGGGTCTTGCTCAGCTGGGCCTGGTTGAGACGGTGCAGGAAGTAGCTCTGGTCTTTCAGCGGGTCCAGACCTTTGAGCAGCTCGAATGTGCCATTGTTTTCGCGAACGCGGGCATAGTGCCCAGTGGCGATTTTCTCGGCGCCCAGGCGAATGGCGTGGTCGAGGAAGGCCTTGAACTTGATCTCGGCGTTGCACAGAATGTCGGGATTGGGCGTTCGCCCGGCCTGGTATTCGCTCAGGAATTCGGCGAACACGCGGTCCTTGTATTCGGCGGCAAAGTTGACGTGTTCGATCTCGATGCCGATCACGTCGGCCACAGAGGCGGCGTCCACGAAGTCGATGTTCGACGAGCAGAACTCGCTGTCGTCATCGTCTTCCCAGTTTTTCATGAAGATGCCGATGACCTCATAGCCCTGTTGTTTGAGCAGCCAGGCGCTGACCGCAGAGTCCACGCCGCCACTCAAACCCACCACCACACGCTGTTTGTTTGCCATGGTGGGATTATCGCGCTGAGCCGAAGAAACCCGCTGGACCAGGTTTGTAAGGGCCTTCAAATCCTTTCACGTTTGTGACCGTGTGGCGCGGTCGATAGCGGGCGATGAGCGCCTTACAGTGGTGTCAAGCC
This region of Hydrogenophaga crassostreae genomic DNA includes:
- the mnmA gene encoding tRNA 2-thiouridine(34) synthase MnmA, giving the protein MANKQRVVVGLSGGVDSAVSAWLLKQQGYEVIGIFMKNWEDDDDSEFCSSNIDFVDAASVADVIGIEIEHVNFAAEYKDRVFAEFLSEYQAGRTPNPDILCNAEIKFKAFLDHAIRLGAEKIATGHYARVRENNGTFELLKGLDPLKDQSYFLHRLNQAQLSKTLFPVGELPKTEVRRIAAEIGLPNARKKDSTGICFIGERPFREFLNRYIAKEPGPIKDPTGRTIGKHVGLSFYTLGQRQGLGIGGVKEKGAQKGGNEHAPWFVARKDIAKNTLWVVQGHEHPWLMSPALNAQNTSWVAGHAPPAGALAAKTRYRQADAPCTLQARDDQNFTLHFSDPQWAVTPGQSAVVYDGEICLGGGIITSDATTEF